DNA sequence from the Cohnella herbarum genome:
TTAAACTATATTTCGGTAATACGGCCCTCGAATTGAATGCTACTTGCAAAGTATTGATAGATCAACGCAGTCGAATTTACTTAATTCGGCGAATATCTTGTAAATTCCTGTCGATTTTCGAGTGAGCATTAAAAAAAACTCCCCGTTCCTCTCGATCAAGGAAGCGAAGGAGTTCAAGATCGACTCGTTCCCAATTGTCGTCTCCCGTTCTTGTCTTTAACGCCATTATTCGTCGTATTTCCCCGGAAATAGCGCGTTATTTTCGCTTACGCCCCGTCTCCGGAGCCGACAATGCGCGCTCAATCGCCAATAACACCTCGTCATCCTTTTCCGTGGATTGCGCATTCCGCAAATTCTCTTTCGCATCCGGCGAACCAATCCTCCCGAGCGCCCATGCGGCGGTCGCGCGAAGAACCGGACGAGGATCATCCCGCAGCACGGCCGCAACGTCGGGGACGGATTCGACATCTCGGAAATTGCCAAGCGCGATAAGCGCGTTGCGCTGAATCGGTTTTCGACCTCTCCATGACGCGGAGCCCATTCCGAACTTCTCGCGAAATTCGCGATTACCCATCGTAAGCAGAGGACGGAGCAACGGCTTGGCAACCTCCGGATCGGGGAGCAACTCCGGATGGTGTCTCGTATCGATTTTCCGGTTCACGGGACAGACGATTTGACAAGTATCGCAACCGTACAAGCGATTACCGATCTTCACCATCATCTCGTCTTCCACGATGCCTTTGGTTTGAGTGATGAAAGAAATGCATCGTTGCGAATTCAGCTGTCCTGGACCAACGAGCGCGCCGGTCGGACAAGCGTCGATGCATAATGTGCAATCCCCGCAACTATCCAGCACGGATCGATCCGGCGGAAGCGGAAGATCGGTGAGCATCTCCCCCAAATACACCCAAGAACCCCATTCGGGAGTAATGATCGAGCAATTTTTGCCGCTCCACCCGATGCCTGCCCGTTCGGCAACGGCCCTATCGGATAGAGCGCCCGTGTCTACCATCGACATCAGCTTCGCTTCCGGCACTCTCTCCAGAATCCATTCGCTAAGCTTGGCTAGTCTCCTACGCAAAGCCTGATGGTAATCTTCCCCCCATGCGGATCGCGACAGAATGCCTCTGCGTTTGCCCGGTTCCGATACGGGCGGGTCTATGAGCCTCGAAGGATAGGCGACCGCGATGGCGATAAGAGACCGCGCTTCGGGCATTAGCCGCTTCGGTTCCGTTCTTAAATCCAGATCCGGCTCTTCGAAGCCCGATTCATGTCCCAGCTCGCGATGACGGATGAGCCGTTCCTTCAGTTCGGTGAACGTATCCGCAGTCGTCACCCTGAGCTTATCGATTCCGAGACTTGAAGCCGCAGCGATCATGTCCTCCTTCAATTGCGTCCAGAAAACGGTCTCCTTTTGCTCCATCAGTCGAGTCACAGCTTCGTCCAGCGACTGATCGGCCAGACGATCAGATCGGCTCGTCCCTGAATGAGATTTTCCGGAATTTCCTTGAAAGCTCGGCTATCTTTGCTGGCGCTCTTGTGGCGATTATCGCCCATCACGAAATAGTGGCCTGGGCTTACCGTCGCAGGACCGAAATCTCCGTCTTCGATCTTTACGTCCGTATACGGTTCAACCTTCAGATCACCGTTAATATAGAGCTCCCCGGCACGGATCTCCAGCGTGTCTCCCGGCATTCCGACGATACGCTTAACCAGAAACTCCTTACGGTCCGTCCCTTCGCTCGGATCCTTCAGGATGACGACGTCTCCTCGCTCGAGACTTCCGATCTCCAAGGCGATTTTATTCACGAACAACCATTCATTCTCATGAAGCGTTGGCTCCATTGAAACTTTTTTCACGGTTGACAGTTGAAAGACGTAATGTTTAAGCAAAAGCACGATAATAAGCGCCACGACAAGCGCTTTGGTCCAATCCCATAACTCCTTACGCCATCCGCTTAATGCGGGTTTATTATCCTTCCGTACCTTCGGCGTCTTCTCCGCTTTTGGCGGCTTCTGCTGCGAACGCCTTCTATCGCCGATAATCACGGGCTCCTCTTGTTGGGTCATGGGAAATTGATCGCTCCTTCAGCGTTCTTCTGTTGTTTCCATTGTTCGTAGTAGCGGTAAATTTCGGCATCGTCGAACGGCCATTCTTTATTCGAAATTCTGGATAACAGCTCTTGAAGCCCCGCTTCCACTTGAGCTACCACGGTTTCTCCATACCGGTATTCCTCTCTATGGAGCCGAAACTCATCGTGATCGAGCTCGTGTACCTCTCCGTTCGGCAGGACGACCACATCCAGATCATAGTCAATATAAGTAAGCACATCCCCGTATCGATAAGGGGGGGAAGCTACGTTGCAGTAATATCTGATTCCGGATTCTTCGATTAACGCAACGATGTTAAACCATTGCTCGGGAATGAAGAAGGACACCGCAGGCACTCTGCTAATCCACTCTTTCCCGTCTGCCTCTATGATCGTCGTATTCTCGTTCAACATGACCCAAACCGCAGCGGAGGCATGAAGCGGGTGAATCCGGTCATCCGGCACTTGCCAATTTTCTAGCCACATGCGATGTAATGCCCCATTATGCTTGAAGCTCTTTATCACGCATTTCCGATATGATCCATTCTCGCCGTTCACGACGGGCATGCCTCCCTGCTTCTCTCACGCACGCGCGATATTATAAGAAAAGCATATCTCTCCGCCAAATGCAATGGCGCAAAAGATATGCTTCCATGAGCCGTCCGCAATCGAATCAACCGGCTACAATCGATAGCGGCTGAGTTAACTGAACGAAATCGACCGGTCTTAAACCGAGCGAATCGTAAAATGGCCGCAAAAGTTCGTTATGCTTGTCCTCCGCAACGAGAACCTTCAGCACGTTGCGCTGACGGAACCGGTTGTTCATGTTGGACACCAGAGCTCGTCCGACGCCTTGAAGCCTGAATTCTTGTCGAACGGCTATTCTGTACACATAACCCTTATGATGATCTATCGTTCCAATCAATACTCCGGCGATGCTGCCTGCCGATTCCGCGACTAGCACCAATTCGCTGTCCCAAGACAACTGGCGGGCGAAAGCACCCATCGTCTCTTCGCAGCATTCCTCCGATAATACTTCTTCCAGAAGCTCGGCAACCGACCTGTAGTCTGACAATTGGAAAGAACGAATCTGCATGCTGTACAATTCCCCCGGGCATTAAGTTTTACATCCAGTTAACGATCTCTTAATTTTACGACAATTTAGCGAAATTTCTAGTTCTTTTCTTAAAAAAACATAAATTTTTTCGTAAAAACGCTAGAAAACGAGATGAAAACGCTTTAAACAAGGCGATTTCCGTGGATTTATCTACCCTAATCGGATTTAATCGCGATATTCGGATTTTTTTGCGGGATAATCGGGGGCGAATTGGAGAAGCTAAGAAGGAATTTGACTTTTTATACATTTATGTTGATTTAATCGAAGCGATAAGGGATAATAATAAACGTAAGCAACATATGCTACATATCGAACTATCATTAATAGGAGGTTTTTACCCATGGCACACGAATTACCAGCTCTTCCTTACGCAACCGACGCTCTCGAGCCGCATATCGACACGGCGACGATGGAAATCCATCATGGCCGTCACCACAACGCTTATGTAACGAACCTGAATAATGCATTGAAATCCGCTCCCGAGTTGGAAAGCAAAAGCGTCGAAGATCTGATCGCTGATCTTAACGCAGTACCGGAAAGCATCCGTACAGCCGTTCGCAACAACGGCGGCGGACATGCGAACCACAGCTTTTTCTGGAAAACGATTAGCCCAAGCGGCGGCGGACAACCATCCGGCGCACTGGCTGCGGCTATCGATAGCGAGCTTGGCGGATTCGAGAAATTCAAAGAAACGTTCGCGGCTGCCGGCGCTACTCGCTTCGGTTCCGGATGGGCTTGGCTTGCACTTAGCAAAGACGGCAATTTGAAAGTATACAGCTTGCCGAACCAAGATAGCCCGATCATGGAAGGCGAAACTCCGCTACTCGGCCTTGACGTATGGGAGCACGCTTACTACCTGAAATACCAAAACAAACGTCCCGACTACATCGCCGCTTTCTGGAACGTAGTGGACTGGAACGCAGTCGGCGCAATCTACGACGCTGCGAAATAATACATGCGTTAACGAATAAAGTCCGCAAACCGGTTCATCCGGTTGCGGACTTTTATTTTTTAGTGCGTAACGACATCCACGTCCAATAGCTCGTTCAATTCGGCGGCGACCGTATCGATCATCTGCACGAACGACGACAGTTCCTGCGAGCTGGCCGCCTGCTCCCTGGAGAAGCGTACCGTCTCTTCGCTGCCATGCTTCACTTCGTCAAGCGCCGAGCGGATTTCTTTCAGCTTGCTTTGAATCGCGACCAACGATTGCTTAGAATGCGTAGCCAGCTTACGAATTTCGTTGGCCACGACCTCGAAGCCCAGTCCCGCTTCGCCCGCTCTCGCGGCTTCAAGCGCTGCGTTCAATCCAATCAAATGCGTCTGATCGGAGATTTCGCGCATCGCGGAACCGAGCTGATTGATTTCGTCGATGCTGCTCGACAGTTCCCCGACCTTCGCATGCGAGTTCTCCTGCACGCTTGCCGTATGGGAAGCGCTAGTCGCGACAAGGTTGCTGCTGGCGCTAAGCTCTACCATCATCGAAGAGAGGTCCTGCACGACGGAGCTTACTTTCGTCAGCATATATTGGCGATTCTCGACCAACCGCTCGACTTTGGCTTTCTCGTCTTTCTCGTAAGCTTCCAGCACGATTTGCGAGTCCAAATTAAACATTTTGCTCAAGGAATGAGTAATCGCTAGCCAATCCTCCGGCGCCACTCGCTTGAGCGTCGACGTCGCGATATCGAGATAAAGAATGTATGTACCCAAATACCATTGCGTCGTGAGTCCGATCTTGGAATGAACCTTGCCGATATAGAGACGTTTGTCGAAAAATTCGTCGTCGATCGCGCCTTCGGTCAAAGATTGAAAATACCATCTTTGCGTCTCTTTAAGCCTTTCGATAGAGCTGTGGGACTGAATAAGCCGCAACAATTCCGGTTGTTCCGTAATTCGCGCGTACAATTCGTTAACGACTTCGTTCGTGATCTCCTTGAACAGATCTTGCTTCGTCTTCAGAAAAGCCAAATCTTTTTCCGTTATTCCGATGTAATTCAGCTGTTTCGCTCTCGCTTGGTCTACTCGTATCATTTTACTTCCCCCTAATCTAAGCTGCTGTCACTTAAGATTCGCTTGAATCCAAGCTTACGTCAAGCCCCTTAGATGATTATCGTCAGAAATCACCCTAGTTTGAAGCCGTTCGCCGCCAGAAGCTTGTCCGTTCGAAGTAAAACCGTTAGTTCTTCATCCCGCTTGAATATTCCCCGAATAAACTCGGAAGCCACGTTCTTAATAGCCTCCGGGGTTCTCTCGACTTGATCTTCGGGCATATTGAACACTTCCGTCACCGAATCCACAAGAAGCCCGATATTGTTGCCTCCCGCGTTCATGACCCGCCTAACAATTTCGTACGAATGTTCATTTTCATCAATAGCTCTCCCTTGTTATCTATGAGTTGTCATCAAGCGTTCTTGCCGTTCGCACTCACCCGGAGACAAATGATGCAGTCCAATATATTCAGATCAACGGTGATATTGGACGTTCCCTTCTTTTGCAGGGTTATCCAATCTCGCCAGCCAATTTGGTTTTGCCGTCTGTTCCGGGGTTTGCCTTCAAGCCCTCCGCACGCATCCTCTTGGACTACGCACTGCCTGTCAGCTATGCACTTCCGCCACCTCGCGGTATGCTGGAGACTTCCACTCTTTAGTCGATGCGCTGCCAAGCGCACAAAAGGCAGGGAGAGAATCAATCCTCTCCCTGCCTTGCGTTGATGCTTTACTTGCTTTTTTGCGCCAACATTTTCAGCAGCACCGTCACGGCTTCTGCTCTGGTTGTTCCGGCATTCTTTCTTACTGACTCAAGAAGTAGTTCATCATCGCCTTTCTTAAAGCCGCCCTCGTGACGGACTGCAAGGTGGTCAGATTGTCGGCCAAGCCAAGCGATGCGAGCGGAGCGACTGCGGACATGATGTTCAAAATTTGGAAACCGAGCTCGTTATGGTACACGTCCCACAGCGCGTCCCACGTATCGCCGGCGCCGTATCCCGCCTGCACCAGTTGGATGCAAGCCGGGATCCAGTCCCAGCCGAGTTTCCTCATGACACGGGCGGCGTCATTGGAGCTGAGGCCCGCTTCGCGCATAATCGCAAACGGGATCCCTTCGGAAAGATCGGTCAGCATCGCGCTTATGGCGCTGTCCAGATCCGCTTGGATAAAGCTCACGCCGATATTGGCGACCGATTTGAGCGCCTCGTAAACTTGCATATTCGTAAAGTATCTGCGATTGTTATACGACTGCATCAAGGATTTGCCCAGTTGTTCGAGCGTCAGCGTCGAGTTTCTCGCGATCGCTTGAGCGATCGTCGCCAAAGTCCATGGGCCGTGCGGGCCGAACCACAAGCTAATGGCGTAGTCGTATGGATTGCAATTCGCCACCTTAAGCGCCTTGACCAAGTCGTCGAGATTCGTATATCCGTTATCGTACAAATATTTGACCAGCATGCTCGGGCGCGGGTCCGCCGCATACACGATCGTGGCGACCGTCTCCAGCGGATAATTCATGGCGCGCAAATGCTTGACAAGCTCATCGGGCCGATTCAACTGCCGGCCGATATCGGATAGCGGATAACCCGCCTCGATCAGATAACGGATCGTGTCACGCAGGTTGTAATTCCAGGAAAACTCCAACAACCCATGGGCATCGGACAAATTAACGCCGAGATTGCGGAACTGCATGATCGGCGGCGCAACTCCTTTGTCCATGTAACGCATGGTTTCCACCAGATCGGTGAAACCCGCTTGCTTCATCGCAACGAGAATATCGCTTGGCGATTTGTTCGGAAATGCCCCCTTGAGCGCCGGATAAACAAGCAGTCCCCTGTAGCCCCACTGCAGCAGTTCCGACGCGACCCCCTGCACATCGCTGTTGCCGAACAATTGCACCATAATAAGCGCCATTTCATTGACGTAGTCGCCGTGAAAGTTATAGTCATACGCAAATAGGATGCTCTCTTTCGTATAACCGGCTTGATTCAGCAATCGGGCGATCGTTATCCCATCGAGATTACGGTAGGTTTGCTGCACGACACCCAGCACGTCATAAGCTTTGTATCGGTGGGCCGCCATCCAGGAGATGTGGAGCACAACCGGATCAAG
Encoded proteins:
- a CDS encoding chemotaxis protein CheW — encoded protein: MNAGGNNIGLLVDSVTEVFNMPEDQVERTPEAIKNVASEFIRGIFKRDEELTVLLRTDKLLAANGFKLG
- a CDS encoding globin-coupled sensor protein, which translates into the protein MIRVDQARAKQLNYIGITEKDLAFLKTKQDLFKEITNEVVNELYARITEQPELLRLIQSHSSIERLKETQRWYFQSLTEGAIDDEFFDKRLYIGKVHSKIGLTTQWYLGTYILYLDIATSTLKRVAPEDWLAITHSLSKMFNLDSQIVLEAYEKDEKAKVERLVENRQYMLTKVSSVVQDLSSMMVELSASSNLVATSASHTASVQENSHAKVGELSSSIDEINQLGSAMREISDQTHLIGLNAALEAARAGEAGLGFEVVANEIRKLATHSKQSLVAIQSKLKEIRSALDEVKHGSEETVRFSREQAASSQELSSFVQMIDTVAAELNELLDVDVVTH
- the lepB gene encoding signal peptidase I, with the protein product MTQQEEPVIIGDRRRSQQKPPKAEKTPKVRKDNKPALSGWRKELWDWTKALVVALIIVLLLKHYVFQLSTVKKVSMEPTLHENEWLFVNKIALEIGSLERGDVVILKDPSEGTDRKEFLVKRIVGMPGDTLEIRAGELYINGDLKVEPYTDVKIEDGDFGPATVSPGHYFVMGDNRHKSASKDSRAFKEIPENLIQGRADLIVWPISRWTKL
- a CDS encoding GNAT family N-acetyltransferase, whose amino-acid sequence is MQIRSFQLSDYRSVAELLEEVLSEECCEETMGAFARQLSWDSELVLVAESAGSIAGVLIGTIDHHKGYVYRIAVRQEFRLQGVGRALVSNMNNRFRQRNVLKVLVAEDKHNELLRPFYDSLGLRPVDFVQLTQPLSIVAG
- the queG gene encoding tRNA epoxyqueuosine(34) reductase QueG; its protein translation is MEQKETVFWTQLKEDMIAAASSLGIDKLRVTTADTFTELKERLIRHRELGHESGFEEPDLDLRTEPKRLMPEARSLIAIAVAYPSRLIDPPVSEPGKRRGILSRSAWGEDYHQALRRRLAKLSEWILERVPEAKLMSMVDTGALSDRAVAERAGIGWSGKNCSIITPEWGSWVYLGEMLTDLPLPPDRSVLDSCGDCTLCIDACPTGALVGPGQLNSQRCISFITQTKGIVEDEMMVKIGNRLYGCDTCQIVCPVNRKIDTRHHPELLPDPEVAKPLLRPLLTMGNREFREKFGMGSASWRGRKPIQRNALIALGNFRDVESVPDVAAVLRDDPRPVLRATAAWALGRIGSPDAKENLRNAQSTEKDDEVLLAIERALSAPETGRKRK
- a CDS encoding DUF402 domain-containing protein is translated as MWLENWQVPDDRIHPLHASAAVWVMLNENTTIIEADGKEWISRVPAVSFFIPEQWFNIVALIEESGIRYYCNVASPPYRYGDVLTYIDYDLDVVVLPNGEVHELDHDEFRLHREEYRYGETVVAQVEAGLQELLSRISNKEWPFDDAEIYRYYEQWKQQKNAEGAINFP
- a CDS encoding superoxide dismutase, which translates into the protein MAHELPALPYATDALEPHIDTATMEIHHGRHHNAYVTNLNNALKSAPELESKSVEDLIADLNAVPESIRTAVRNNGGGHANHSFFWKTISPSGGGQPSGALAAAIDSELGGFEKFKETFAAAGATRFGSGWAWLALSKDGNLKVYSLPNQDSPIMEGETPLLGLDVWEHAYYLKYQNKRPDYIAAFWNVVDWNAVGAIYDAAK